The DNA sequence TGATGATGAGCGCAAGGATGAGGGCCTTCGGTATCGTATGCTCCGGCTCGACCGTCTCGTCCGAGAGCTTGACGATCTCCTCGAAGCCCTGGTACGCAAAGAAGATGAGCGCCGCCGCGACGAATATCCCCGAGAGGCCGCCCGGCGCCTCGAAATAATCGACCGAGCCTACGTACGGCAGGCCGATCGCGATGATCCCCACGAGACCGCCCGCCTCGATGAGGGTGAAGATGATCGTAACGGCCGCCGACTGTTTGATCCCTGCAAGGAGCACCGCCATGATGCCCACGATCAGCAGCAGCGCCCCTGCGAGGAGGTGCACCCCCGTCGCCCCGTTCAGGTACCCGGCAAAGCCGAGCGCCACCGTCGAGGCCCCCACGATCCCCGACAGAATGACCATCACACCTATCACAAACGCGGGCAGGTCCCCGAACGAGCTGCGAGTGTACTCGAACTCCGCACTCGCTTCCGGAAAGAGCGACGAGAGCTCCATGTACGAAAGGCCTGTAAAGGACGCAATCAGGGCCGACATGATAAACGACGCCCAGAGCGCATTGCCCGCCGTCACCGCCGCCTCGCCGATCAACGCATATATCCCCGCCCCGAGGATCACGCCGACTCCCGAGATCGTAACGGCCGGAAGACTCAGCGTGCGCCGAAGCGATGGAGAACCGGATGCCATACTGATCTGCTATTGGGCATCCCGCCTAATAAGCCTGCCACCGCCCCGTGGGCACCCGTTTCATTTTTGATCTCCTGCGACAACCTTCTATTTGGTATGCCACACATCTCCTACGTCTGCCCGGCCGCAACCGTCCCCGGGAACTCCCCCCCGCGGGGCTCCCTCTCGCGCCGGTGGGAAGAGGCGCAGGCATGCGGCTGTTCCTATGCCTCCGTCCCGGCGGGCTTCATCTCAACCCCGGACGAGGAGGAGGCGACGGGCCTTCCCATGCACGCGATGCTCACCCCGTCGGCGGTCCGGATGCTCTACGAAGAAGAATCGTCCCTCCCCGACGACTGCCGCTACGTCCTCGAAACCGACCGCTCCTTCCCCCACACCGACCGCAACGGCCGTCGCCACGCCGCCGCCCAGCTCCGGTGGGACGACCGGGTCTGGGTCACCGAGTTCGTCCAGATGCTCGTCTACATCTCCGACCAGCTCGGCCGCCCGGCCGACATCATCCGCATCCACCCCGGCAAGGCCCACGGCGTCACGTATTCGGCCATCGCCCGCTCCATGCGGTTCATCCGGGACTATTACGCCGATGCCTGCGGCGTCCTCCCCTCGGTCGTCATCGAAAACGCCGTTCCCTCCCTGTTGGAGACCGGCACCGACATCCGCCAGTTCTGGCAGACGATGCAGGAGCAGGCCCCCGGGATCTGCGACACCTGCGGCGTCCTCCTCAACATGGGCGCCCTTGCGACGGCCGCAAAGCGCCGGTCCGACCCCGTCGAGTCCCACCTCGCCCAGCTCCCGGCACACGCCCTGCAGGGATTTGCGGTCGCCCCCTCCGCCTCCACGCCGGACGATCCCATCCCGTGGGGCCTCCTCTTCGGCGGCATCGCCATCCTCCCGCATGACGCCTGCATCTATCCCGACACGGGCGCAGGCGACGGCGTCGCTGACATCATCGCCTTCTGCCGCGAACGGCTCGCACCTCCCTCCTCCGCATTTCCGTAAATAACTGCGAAATAGTTCGAATTTATCGCTTCCTTTAAAGGAGGCTACGGCGATACTTCACCATGCAGGTCACCATACCCAAAATATCCCGTAGAAGCGGATGGCTCATCCTCGCCGTCTGCCTTCTCCTCTGCGCCCCTGCGGCGGCAGCGGGGAACTGGACCGTCGAAACCATCTCCGGCACCACGCCGGAACCCATCGCGGCGGACGTCTCCGAGAGGACCATCGTCTATTCCGTCGCATGGGGCGACGCAATCAACTCCTCCACGCCGCGGGGCATCCTCCTCTGCGATGCCTATACCGGAAAGACCACCGTCATCGCGAATTCGACCGAGAAGATGACCCTCACCGGCGCAAACCTCGACGGCGACCACGTCGTCTGGTTCGACGAACCGCAGCTCCTCCTCGATGAGAACGAGACAGCAAACCTCCTCAACACCATCTACCTCTCCTCCGTGAGCGAAGGCACCACGAAAGAGGTCTACTCGTCACCCACCGCCGAGTGGCCCAAGGTCTCCGGGGACACCATCGTCTGGGGCGAATACCCGGAAGACTCCTGGACCGCTTCCCTCGTCCTCTATGACATCAGCGAAGGGGCCGCAAAGGACCTCCTCCATCTCCGCGTCCTCGACGCCGCCGCGGTCGTCCTCGACGGCGACACCATCGCCTACCAGGACGCGGACACCGGCGACCTCACCCTCTACGACATCATCGCAAACGTAACGACGGTCATCGCACCGGCTGTCCAGACGAACACCGCCCACGCGATGGTCGACGACTTCGCGATGGGCGGCGACTATGTCCTCTATACCACCCGCACCCTGACCGAAGACGGAAAGAAGAGAGATGAAACCACCACCCTCTCCCTCTACACCATATCGACGAACACCACCGAACTTCTCAGCCCGACGAAGGGCCTCGTCGAAGAGACAGAAACAAAAACCGAGCTTGCCGCGACCTTCGACTCCCCCTTCACCGACGGCACCACCATCGGCTGGGTGCTCGCAACCGGCATCTCCACCTCGGATGTCATCATCACGACGCCCGGAGGTGACGACCCGACCCTTCTTGCCATCGACGGCGATGTCGCCTTCCCGGCAGTTGACGGAAACCGCGTCGTCTGGGTCGAATCCAAACTCTTCCAAAACTCCCACGTCGTCCTCGCAACAGAGGAGAATACCGTCACCATGACCGACACCCCCGAACCGACCCCCACGCCCGGCTTTGGGATCGCGGCACTCGGTGCCCTTGCGGCACTCGCCCTTCGAAGAGGAAAAACAGAATAAATTTTTTTGGTGAACGGGTGGGGAAACCCGGCACCATTCACATAAAGTCCGCGAGCCCCAGCTGGGTTTCCTTCTCCTTGCCGAAGGTCGAGAGGATGTACATGTCGAGCATCTCCACCCGCTGCCGGGTATACTCGGAGATGTCGTACTCCTCGCAGATATTCAGCGACATCTCGAGATACTTCTTCACCGACCCCTCGTGGACGGTCTGGATGATGTTGCCGCCGCACTTGTTGCACTTGCCCGACATCGTCATGCGGCGGTACTTCGTGTTGCACTTCGTGCACCGCATCTTCTGTTTGGAAAACGCGTTCAGGTTGCCCTGCAGGTCGCGGATGAAGTGCGTATTGAGCACCCGCTCGGCCACGTCCGACTCGTCGACCGCCCGGATGGACTTTGCGAGGTCGAGCTCCGCGTCGAGCTTCTCGAGCATCGTGGTGAGTTTCGTGTAGGTCGACTCCAGCGGCCCCGCCGAGATGTCGGAGGTGTCGTGCGTGAACATGATCCCCTCGTACTGCGCCGGCGTCCCGAGGCGGTTTTCCACGTGGTCGATGAGCTTGTCGAGATCTTTGGGGTGGGTGTAGGTGAGCGTTGCGAGGTAGAACTCCAGCGGGTACGAGGGGCAGGCATCCACGTTGTGCGACTCCTTGTCGACCTCCGACGGGTCGAGGGTGGAGGTCAAGACCAGCGGGGCGTCCATCGACCCGCCGCGGGTCTCCGGCAGGAAGGACTTCGAGAAGTTCAGAAGGCCGTCCATCAGGAGCATCACGCAGTCCTCGTCCCCGTCGCACTGGCCGGTGAAGATCCCGTTCGCCGCAAGCGTATGGTCCTCGTCCACCGTCAGGCAGTAGACATACTCCCCGAGGTTCTCTACCACCTCACGCTTCGCTATCGTATCGTTGATCACCATCCGGCCGTCGAAGGTCGGGACGCAGTCGCCCTCCTTCACCTCCATCGCCGTGATCTTTCTCAGGTACGCAAGCTCGGTCACCACCATCGCGTGGTCCGCCGTCACCGTCAACGACTTCCCCCGCGTCGTCTCGAACCGGATGAGGGTCGCGGGCGCCCGGTGAACCGAGACCGACGTCACCCGGCGCAGCCGCACCCGCCCCGTCGTGTCGATCGCGTGCACCCAGAAGGGCGCCTTCGGGTCCGAGTAGTAGGTCCCCACCCGGTCGAGTTCCGGCCGGTCGAGGTCGAAGTTCTCGACGACGAAGTGGCCGATGGGAAGCTCCCGCCACTCCGAGCCGTCGTAGACCTGAATCATCGTGTCGGCCGCAAAGCAGTTGCGCCGTTTTGCTGCGTGGAAGAAGGGATGGGCGTAGCCCACATGGGCCTTCGAATACCCGATCAGCCGGGCCAAGACCCCCGCCGAGGTGTGCGGGGCAAGGCCCATCAACAATTGCCCCACGAGGTCAGACGGGCGCTCCACCTGATAATATGGCGGAAGGCCGTAGATCTTCTCCAATGACTCGTCGACGAACTTCGCCACCCGGACGAGCCAGTTGCCGCAGTCTTCCGAGACGAGGATGTCCTGTGCCTTCAGTTCGAGTACCTGATCCGCGGACTCCAGCGGCGCCCCGTAGACGTCGCGGAGATACCCGAGCTCGAGGAGCCGTTCGACCGGGGTGCCCACCTCACGGGGGCGGAAGTGGGTGAGCGGGAGATCGATCATGTCGTACCGGATGGTCCCGTCCTTGAAGACGTAGAGTTCGTTTTTCGCCCGGAGGAGGCCCTTCTCCAGCGGCTCTATCGTCCGCTCCTTCGAGATGAGGCCCTTGACGCCCTTCACCAGCTTGAGCTCGTTCTCCCGCATCCCGATGGAGGCGCAGGCGGCCGCATACTCCTCCTTGACCGGGATTGTGATCGTCTGGAGGCAGACCCCCTCCGCCCCGCAGGCCGGGCAGGTGTCGGTCTCAAGCGTCCGGTTGCACCGCGGGCAGGTAAAGACGGCCGTCGTGTGCGTCCCGCAGGCCGGACAGGCGTTCTTGTAGGTCTCCTCGCCGCATGAGGGGCACCGGCGGCGCCCGATATCCGCCGTGATCGTGCCTCCCGCGGAATTCCCCTTCGCCTTGGCGACCTCCTGGAACGACCGCCGGGAGCCCCCCTCATCACCGACCGGAAAGAGGGCGTGGGGCGGGGGCCGCATCTCCCGTGCCTTCGACTTGCCCGGCCGACCCATCCGCCCGCCGATGCGGATGCCGCCCTTCGAGCGCATCTTCATCCCGGCGAGGTACTGGACAAGGGCGAACGCATCATCCTTCGGCGCATCCTCCCACCGGCTCGAGAAGGACAAATCCTGCGTGAGTCCGAGACAGGCGAGGACGACGCGGGGTGTTGCCACCGCCACCCTGCCATCCCTGACCGTATGCGGGACGAGGAGGGTCTCGAGGATCTCCTTGCCCCGTCCCTCGGCAGGTATGGTGAGGGCCCCGTCCGCAAAGGTCCCGTGCTTGGCCACGAACTTGGCGAGCTCCTTTATGTCCGCCACCGGCAGGTCGTCCCACATGTACATGTACTGCGGGTGGAGGTAGGCGCCGTCAAGCGCCATCGCGATCGCCTCCATCTCGTCCGCGGGCGTATGGGTGCCCCCTTCGAGGAGCCACCACTCTTCGCAGTAGGAGCCGGGCATCAGCACGTGGTTGTTCTCGAGAAATTCGCCGTACGAAACGAGCATCTCGCCGACGTCGAGGATCTCGTCCACCTTCCCCATGAGAGGCAGGGCCTCTTCGATCGTGTCCGCCCGGAGGACGTCGCCATTCAGGAGCTTCACCGTCGGCCCCTCGATCGTGTCGACCGGCACGACGCCTGCGGCCTTTCCGGGCCGCTCCACCTTCATCTGGGTTCCGACGGCGAGAAAGTCCCCCAGCAGGTGCAGCGTCGCGGGGTTGAACCCTGCGGATGCAAATCCTGTGTTCCGGGAGCGGCCGTAGCGGAGCCGAAAGCCCCCCGGCCGCATCGGGTACGAGAAGACCGGACGCCCGCCGATGAGGTCACGGATGTACTTGTCCTTCGGCTTGACGCCGGGCTTCTTCTCCTTCTCCTCCTCCTCGTCGTCGTCGGAGGACTTGGATGAGACCCCTGCGATGAGGTCATCGAGCCAGTCCCAGCCCTCGATGCCCACCTTGCGCACGTTCTTCTGGATCTTCGGGGCCTTGAGGGCGAGACCCTCCGCGACGACGAGGGCCATGCCGCCCCGGACCGTGTTCGTCTCGATCCGCTCGAGGTTCCGGTAGGCCGACACCTCCACCTGCTCGGTCGGCTCCCCCTCGATACAGACCGGGCACTCCCGGATGATCGTCCGGAGTTCGGCATCGCTCGGGAGGTACTGGAGGCTCATGATATTGTTGTATTTCTTGACCTCCTCCACGTAGCGTTCGACCTCGTCGTCGCGGGGGATGTACCGGTTCATCCCCAGTCCCTTTCTCACGTAGTCGCCCACGAGAACGGAGAGCGCCTGCGCCGTTCCGCCCGCACTCCGGATGGGCCCTGCATAGTAGATCTTCAGGTACTCCGTGCCGTCGTCGTTTCTCCCGACGCCGACGCGCCCGATGCCCTCGGTCGGCGCCGCCACCACCCCTTCGGTCAGGAGCGCCATCGAGGTGCGGATGGCATGATCGAGGATCTCCTCCCGCGTCTCCTCCCCGAACATCTTCGCGATAAAGTCGTCACCGATGCGCAGTGCCACCTCTTCCCGGGACATCTGCTCCCCCAGCTCACGCAGCCGGGCGGCCACCCCCTCGTAACCGAGGAGCGCCTCCACGCGGTCGGCAAGGTCGGATGCGACCGGGATCTCCACCTCGCACCGCGGGTCGACCCCCTTCGTGCGGGCGGCCCCGGCGACCCTGATGGCGCGTTCCAGCTCCTCATTCAGTGAGGCAAAATAGGCCTCCATCTCCGGTGACGCCTGCATGGTTCAATAATCTCGCGTACGAGGCATTAACCCTTGTCAGGAGTGCACCCACATCACATCATTAATCATTCTTCAGGGTGAGAACTTTGGTATGACGCCCGGGGATGCGACCGCCAGCAATGGCCGGATGCACTGCCCGGGAAGCGACCGGAGAGGTGAAAAGCGATGTTGAATGTCCGTGCATACTGCCTGGGTAAGGCGCATGAGGAAGTGATTAAGGCAATTCTCAGATATGGTGTCGAAGTGGTGACCGAGGACGGGGAGAAGACGCTCGAACTCCCCGAACCCTTCTCCATCCAGGTGAACGAGCCCTTTGCCGACTACATGATCAGCCCCTGCAACATGTTCGGGGAGAAGATGATGGGGCAGTATGTCCACGACCTCCTTTTCGGCACGGAGAATGAGTTCGTCTACACCTACCACGACCGCCTCTTCGACTATCCCGTACGGGGCGACGACGGGGTCCTGCGGGGGAACGGCGACGGGAAGGGCCTCGATCAGATCGCATGGATCGTGGAAAAGCTCCGGGACGAACCCTCCTCAAGGCGTGCCCTTGCGATCACCTGGCACCCTGAACTCGACGAGCCCTCGGCAAATCCCCCCTGCCTCCAGCGCCTGCAGTGCTTCGTCCGCGACGGCGGCCTCAACATGCACGTCGAGTTCCGCTCCAACGACATGCTCTCCGCACTGGGGGCGAACATGTATGCCCTCGTGCACCTCCAGAAACACATCGCAGACGCCCTCGGCCTTCCCGTCGGGTGGTATTCGCACACCTCCGTCTCGGCGCACATGTACTACGAACGCGATCACGAGGAGCTGATGAAGTATGTGGGGGGCCTCGGGATTGCGGATGTGGTGAAAAAATATCCGGCCGGAGCCCTCATCGGCCTCTAAAAAAAATTATTCGTTCAGGTATTCGGCGAGGGCCTCGGGGCCGACTTCGCCCATTTTGTAGAGGGTCATTACCGCACAGCGGTTGACGATCCCCTCCGAGTTTTTGATCAGCTCAAGGAGTTTCGGGATTGCCGGTTCGCCGATGCGCCCGATGGCAAGGGCCGCATATCCCCGCAATTCCGGGTCGTCATCGGCGAGAAGACCAATCAGCGGATCCATTGCCGGCTCCCCGATGGCGCCGAGGGCCGCCGCCACGTATCGCCTGGTGTCGCGATCATCCTCTGCAGTCAGGACCGCGACGAGGTCGTCGACCGCCGGTTCGCCGATTTTCGCGAGTGCCCGGGAGAGGTACCAGCGGATATCGTTGTTCGTCTCCCGCAGGAGCGCACGGACGATCGGTTCGACGGCATCCTTCCCCATTGCCGCAAGTGCGTCCGAGGCACTGCGGCGTTCGTGGACATTGCCGGTTTGTATGACCTGTAACAGACGGTCTGTCTCCTCACGTTCAGCCATGGTACTATCAGGAGGTAGGGTACCCAACGTGATTAGTTGTTCGTTTGGGGTTCGGGGAGGGAAGAGGCCGCCCGGCGGCTTTTCCTGCCGATCATCAGGCAACCGGTTTTCCTCCTCCCCGATGGTCCGGGGCGATTACCATTAAATATCCCTGTTTCCAATAGGGCGCTGAAGGTGACGAAATGACGGAGATAGCACATCTGACGGATACCCAGCTTCGGCAGGTAAAGGACTGCGAGCAGAATCTTGGCGTGATCATGGTGGCCTATGCAAAGGATCACCCCATTGCAGAGCTGACGGATGCATCGATTGCAAAGATCCAGGCCCTTGAAAAGGAACTCGGCGTAATTCTCATTGCCTACCGGTAAGGGCCACTTTTTTTCCGCCATGAAAATCATGGCATATTTATAGAAGCGATCACACAACGTTTGGTTATATGGAGGCGCCTGCACCCGACAAGTCACCCGAAGAGCCCGTCATGAAGACCGTCGAAGTCATTGTATCCGGACAGGTGCAGAGAGTCGGGTTTCGGGCATGCGTCAGGAAACTTGCCGTCTCGCTGACGGTCGGAGGGGAGGTGATGAACCTTCCGGACGGCAGGGTCCGGATCGTGGCCTCCGGCGAAGACATTATTCTGGAAAAATTCATCTCGTCCCTGTACGGCTGTCCACGCGCCGTCGTCCGCGATGTGGTGGTCACTCCCCGGGAGTATGTCGAGTATGCCACATTCTCCGTCGAGCGGGGCGGAATATAAATTAATAGAGAATTCTGAGGTTCTGTTCTCCCCGGATGGCACGGCAGAGGGCAAGCACGTTCTGGTCGATGAGTTCCTGTTCGATGGACTCCTTGATTGCACTGCCCAATGCACGGATCACCTCATCGTTCAGGTGGCAGCGACGGGTGCTCACCTCGAACCGCCCGTCGATGAGCCCCTCCCGGGCAATCGAGAAGACGACTTCATCGATCATCCCGGCCTTCAGGGGGTCGATCATGTCAATGACAAGCGACCGCTCCCCCTCGCGGAGGAACCCGTGGTCCGGGTCGAGCCGGGCGCCGATGAGCGGAATGATCGTGTTGCCGAAGAGCATCGCATACCCCAGCGAGAGCATCGCATTGACCGGGTCCTGGTGGGGCCGGGATGTCCGACGACGGAATCCAAGTTCC is a window from the Methanovulcanius yangii genome containing:
- a CDS encoding APC family permease; translation: MASGSPSLRRTLSLPAVTISGVGVILGAGIYALIGEAAVTAGNALWASFIMSALIASFTGLSYMELSSLFPEASAEFEYTRSSFGDLPAFVIGVMVILSGIVGASTVALGFAGYLNGATGVHLLAGALLLIVGIMAVLLAGIKQSAAVTIIFTLIEAGGLVGIIAIGLPYVGSVDYFEAPGGLSGIFVAAALIFFAYQGFEEIVKLSDETVEPEHTIPKALILALIITITLYILVSVCIVSIGGWEAIAGSPNPFAEVAAGVFPGGYALFTVIALFATANTALLMLLASSRILYGMAAKGRIPARIGWVHPGRRTPWAAIILSCAAAMLFLLPGNIRDVALIANFTLFITFTVINAAVIVLRFTRPDARRLYRVPINVGKVPVPAVLGIVTCLFFLFQIGTTILLIGAGLVVVALVIGWVTRERHLGPA
- a CDS encoding DNA-directed DNA polymerase II large subunit, yielding MQASPEMEAYFASLNEELERAIRVAGAARTKGVDPRCEVEIPVASDLADRVEALLGYEGVAARLRELGEQMSREEVALRIGDDFIAKMFGEETREEILDHAIRTSMALLTEGVVAAPTEGIGRVGVGRNDDGTEYLKIYYAGPIRSAGGTAQALSVLVGDYVRKGLGMNRYIPRDDEVERYVEEVKKYNNIMSLQYLPSDAELRTIIRECPVCIEGEPTEQVEVSAYRNLERIETNTVRGGMALVVAEGLALKAPKIQKNVRKVGIEGWDWLDDLIAGVSSKSSDDDEEEEKEKKPGVKPKDKYIRDLIGGRPVFSYPMRPGGFRLRYGRSRNTGFASAGFNPATLHLLGDFLAVGTQMKVERPGKAAGVVPVDTIEGPTVKLLNGDVLRADTIEEALPLMGKVDEILDVGEMLVSYGEFLENNHVLMPGSYCEEWWLLEGGTHTPADEMEAIAMALDGAYLHPQYMYMWDDLPVADIKELAKFVAKHGTFADGALTIPAEGRGKEILETLLVPHTVRDGRVAVATPRVVLACLGLTQDLSFSSRWEDAPKDDAFALVQYLAGMKMRSKGGIRIGGRMGRPGKSKAREMRPPPHALFPVGDEGGSRRSFQEVAKAKGNSAGGTITADIGRRRCPSCGEETYKNACPACGTHTTAVFTCPRCNRTLETDTCPACGAEGVCLQTITIPVKEEYAAACASIGMRENELKLVKGVKGLISKERTIEPLEKGLLRAKNELYVFKDGTIRYDMIDLPLTHFRPREVGTPVERLLELGYLRDVYGAPLESADQVLELKAQDILVSEDCGNWLVRVAKFVDESLEKIYGLPPYYQVERPSDLVGQLLMGLAPHTSAGVLARLIGYSKAHVGYAHPFFHAAKRRNCFAADTMIQVYDGSEWRELPIGHFVVENFDLDRPELDRVGTYYSDPKAPFWVHAIDTTGRVRLRRVTSVSVHRAPATLIRFETTRGKSLTVTADHAMVVTELAYLRKITAMEVKEGDCVPTFDGRMVINDTIAKREVVENLGEYVYCLTVDEDHTLAANGIFTGQCDGDEDCVMLLMDGLLNFSKSFLPETRGGSMDAPLVLTSTLDPSEVDKESHNVDACPSYPLEFYLATLTYTHPKDLDKLIDHVENRLGTPAQYEGIMFTHDTSDISAGPLESTYTKLTTMLEKLDAELDLAKSIRAVDESDVAERVLNTHFIRDLQGNLNAFSKQKMRCTKCNTKYRRMTMSGKCNKCGGNIIQTVHEGSVKKYLEMSLNICEEYDISEYTRQRVEMLDMYILSTFGKEKETQLGLADFM
- a CDS encoding thymidylate synthase, whose translation is MLNVRAYCLGKAHEEVIKAILRYGVEVVTEDGEKTLELPEPFSIQVNEPFADYMISPCNMFGEKMMGQYVHDLLFGTENEFVYTYHDRLFDYPVRGDDGVLRGNGDGKGLDQIAWIVEKLRDEPSSRRALAITWHPELDEPSANPPCLQRLQCFVRDGGLNMHVEFRSNDMLSALGANMYALVHLQKHIADALGLPVGWYSHTSVSAHMYYERDHEELMKYVGGLGIADVVKKYPAGALIGL
- a CDS encoding HEAT repeat domain-containing protein, which codes for MAEREETDRLLQVIQTGNVHERRSASDALAAMGKDAVEPIVRALLRETNNDIRWYLSRALAKIGEPAVDDLVAVLTAEDDRDTRRYVAAALGAIGEPAMDPLIGLLADDDPELRGYAALAIGRIGEPAIPKLLELIKNSEGIVNRCAVMTLYKMGEVGPEALAEYLNE
- a CDS encoding acylphosphatase; protein product: MEAPAPDKSPEEPVMKTVEVIVSGQVQRVGFRACVRKLAVSLTVGGEVMNLPDGRVRIVASGEDIILEKFISSLYGCPRAVVRDVVVTPREYVEYATFSVERGGI